The following are from one region of the Cloacibacterium sp. TD35 genome:
- a CDS encoding SRPBCC domain-containing protein: protein MEPLIVNVTINAPIEKVWAFFIETEHIVNWNFAHESWHCPKAENNLEIGGEFFYTMAAKDKSASFVFHGTYTEIIPLQKIEYHIEDGRKVEVFFNKIDENTTEVFERFEPEMINALEMQEQGWQSILNQFKNYTEGNS, encoded by the coding sequence ATGGAACCACTTATTGTAAATGTCACTATCAATGCCCCAATTGAAAAGGTCTGGGCGTTTTTTATCGAAACTGAGCATATTGTAAATTGGAATTTTGCACACGAAAGTTGGCACTGTCCGAAAGCTGAAAACAACTTAGAAATTGGCGGCGAATTTTTCTATACCATGGCTGCTAAAGACAAGTCTGCAAGTTTTGTCTTTCATGGAACATATACAGAGATCATTCCGCTTCAGAAAATTGAATATCATATAGAAGACGGCAGAAAAGTAGAAGTTTTTTTTAATAAAATAGATGAAAATACTACTGAAGTTTTCGAACGTTTCGAGCCAGAAATGATTAATGCTTTGGAAATGCAAGAGCAAGGATGGCAAAGCATTCTCAATCAATTTAAAAATTATACAGAAGGAAACTCTTAG
- a CDS encoding J domain-containing protein, protein MKDYYYFLGIKPNASSEDIKKAYRKLSLKYHPDKNENDEFFTERFREIKEAYETLIDEGSRKVYDQRFGSFQRSQKSMLPPKIKNFHADKIRAQKGDEITIHWQTYDADLVKITPFGLEKSQGDRKFRIKEFDKEGKFQIILHATNTLLHKTVVQGITITEVSGEIKANTNEDIPMRNSTPTPQKREEVNTRFYYKLLAIILLAIALYLVFRQ, encoded by the coding sequence TTGAAAGACTACTACTATTTTCTAGGAATAAAACCGAATGCTTCTTCTGAAGACATTAAAAAAGCGTATCGTAAACTTTCGCTGAAATATCACCCTGATAAAAACGAAAATGATGAGTTTTTTACAGAGCGTTTCAGAGAAATAAAAGAAGCTTATGAAACTTTGATTGATGAAGGATCTAGAAAAGTTTATGATCAGCGATTTGGGAGTTTCCAAAGAAGTCAAAAATCAATGCTTCCGCCAAAAATTAAAAACTTTCACGCAGATAAGATTAGAGCGCAAAAAGGAGACGAAATTACTATTCATTGGCAAACCTATGATGCAGATTTGGTGAAAATCACGCCATTTGGTTTAGAAAAGTCTCAAGGTGATCGAAAATTTAGAATCAAAGAATTTGATAAAGAAGGTAAGTTTCAGATTATTCTTCATGCTACCAATACATTATTACACAAAACAGTAGTTCAAGGAATTACCATTACCGAAGTTTCTGGGGAAATAAAAGCTAATACAAATGAAGATATTCCCATGCGAAATTCGACTCCCACCCCTCAGAAAAGGGAAGAAGTTAATACCCGTTTTTATTATAAGTTGTTGGCTATTATTCTTTTAGCAATAGCTTTATACTTGGTTTTTCGCCAATAG
- a CDS encoding nuclear transport factor 2 family protein, whose amino-acid sequence MKKILLFIAMTSLFSCKQSEEKMVSIKETSSENEKIVKQLFVHFNNHDWEKMADLYTENPEFKEPTSGMKPHVKSRNQIVKEYTELQKQIPDVNDSLIAVYPSGKDKVIVEFIASGTLPDKSKYQLPICTIFTIENGKITKDYTYFDNSQN is encoded by the coding sequence ATGAAAAAAATCCTTTTGTTTATAGCTATGACTTCGCTTTTTTCGTGTAAACAAAGTGAAGAAAAAATGGTTTCAATAAAAGAAACTTCATCGGAAAACGAAAAAATAGTAAAACAACTTTTCGTGCATTTTAATAACCACGATTGGGAAAAAATGGCAGATTTGTACACAGAAAATCCTGAATTTAAGGAACCAACATCTGGAATGAAGCCTCATGTAAAATCTAGAAACCAGATTGTGAAAGAATATACAGAATTGCAAAAGCAAATACCTGATGTAAATGATTCTTTGATAGCGGTTTATCCCTCCGGGAAAGATAAGGTGATTGTAGAGTTTATAGCTTCTGGAACTTTACCGGATAAATCTAAGTATCAATTGCCAATCTGTACTATTTTTACCATAGAAAACGGAAAAATCACAAAAGATTACACTTATTTTGATAATTCTCAGAACTAG